A single genomic interval of Juglans regia cultivar Chandler chromosome 1, Walnut 2.0, whole genome shotgun sequence harbors:
- the LOC108985692 gene encoding pentatricopeptide repeat-containing protein At3g59040, whose translation MPQTLFLKPFLSSIPLNNCSKSNVNANYGKFSVKIRGKVAVICMGMLAPRKFTQKRKKPEVFRDAADEAYQKNWRRLMTEIVETGSAVSVLKRERATKQAISRDMVLGTLVRLKQLKKWNLVREILEWLKSQSWWDFSEMDFLMLITAYGKQGDFNPAEKIFSLMSKKGYAPSVITHTALMEAYGKGGRYNNAEAIFRRMQSSGPEPSALTYQIILKIFVEGRKFKEAEEIFETLLSEEKSPLKPDQKIFHMMIYMYKKAGSYEKARKVFALMTERGVPQSTVTYNSLMSFETNYKEVSKIYDQMQRAGLQPDVVSYALLINAYGKARREDEALAVFEEMLDAGVRPTHKAYNIMLDAFAISGMVEQARILFKSMKRDRFTPDLCSYTTMLSAYVNASDMEGAEKFFRRLKQDGFEPNVVTYGALIKGYAKINNLEKMMDIYEEMQSCGLKANQTILTTIMDAYGKNGGFGGAVVWYKEMESCGFPPDQKAKNILLSLAKTAEELEQAKQLAGNLDQSSNEKTGNRVSMFVGEYHDDDDNDDEDGYDD comes from the exons ATGCCTCAAACCCTATTTCTCAAACCCTTCCTTTCTTCAATTCCACTTAATAACTGCAG TAAATCAAATGTGAATGCAAATTATGGGAAATTCAGTGTTAAGATACGGGGAAAAGTTGCGGTTATTTGTATGGGAATGTTGGCACCGAGGAAGTTCACGCAGAAGCGGAAGAAACCGGAGGTTTTCCGGGATGCAGCAGACGAAGCGTATCAGAAAAATTGGAGGAGACTGATGACCGAAATTGTAGAGACAGGTTCTGCGGTTTCGGTGCTCAAACGTGAGAGGGCTACAAAGCAGGCCATTTCTAGAGACATGGTGCTCGGGACCTTGGTCAGATTAAAGCAGCTAAAGAAATGGAACCTTGTTAGAGAG ATCCTTGAATGGCTCAAGTCTCAGAGCTGGTGGGATTTCAGTGAAATGGATTTCCTCATGCTTATTACGGCTTATGGAAAGCAAGGAGACTTCAACCCGGCTGAGAAAATTTTTAGTTTGATGAGTAAGAAGGGGTATGCACCAAGTGTGATAACTCACACTGCTCTTATGGAAGCATATGGAAAGGGGGGCCGATACAATAATGCAGAAGCGATATTTCGAAGGATGCAGTCTTCTGGCCCTGAACCTTCAGCTTTGACATATCAAATAATACTTAAGATATTTGTGGag GGTCGTAAGTTCAAGGAGGCTGAAGAAATATTTGAGACCCTTTTGAGTGAGGAAAAATCACCTCTGAAGCCAGACCAAAAGATCTTTCACATGATGATCTATATGTATAAGAAGGCTGGGAGTTATGAAAAAGCTCGAAAAGTATTTGCACTGATGACAGAGAGAGGAGTTCCACAATCAACAGTTACATATAATAGCTTAATGTCATTTGAGACTAACTACAAGGAAGTTTCAAAGATCTATGACCAG ATGCAAAGAGCTGGTCTTCAACCTGATGTTGTCAGCTATGCCCTACTTATTAATGCTTATGGAAAAGCAAGAAGGGAGGATGAAGCGCTAGCGGTTTTTGAGGAGATGCTCGATGCTGGTGTCAG gcCAACCCACAAGGCTTATAACATCATGCTTGATGCATTTGCTATCTCTGGGATGGTGGAGCAAGCTCGCATCTTGTTTAAAAGTATGAAAAGAGACAG GTTTACCCCAGATCTTTGCTCTTATACGACTATGTTATCAGCTTATGTCAATGCTTCTGACATGGAGGGTGCTGAAAAATTCTTCAGAAGGCTAAAACAAGATGGATTTGAACCTAATGTTGTGACATATGGAGCACTGATCAAGGGATATGCAAAGATTAATAATCTTGAGAAAATGATGGACATATATGAGGAAATGCAGTCATGTGGTCTGAAAGCAAATCAAACCATCTTGACCACAATCATGGATGCGTATGGAAAGAATGGTGGTTTTGGTGGTGCTGTTGTTTGGTATAAGGAAATGGAGTCTTGTGGGTTTCCTCCTGATCAGAAAGCAAAGAATATTCTTCTGTCTTTGGCAAAAACAGCAGAAGAACTAGAGCAAGCGAAGCAACTTGCAGGAAATTTGGATCAATCTAGCAATGAAAAAACTGGAAACAGGGTTTCCATGTTTGTTGGTGAGTATCATGACGATGATGACAATGACGATGAGGATGGATATGATGATTGA